In the Solea senegalensis isolate Sse05_10M unplaced genomic scaffold, IFAPA_SoseM_1 scf7180000016410, whole genome shotgun sequence genome, AATTTGCCGACATGATGTAGGAGAGGAGAGTTATCAAAGAGGACGCTTACGTTGATGATCTTCTTGTGTCCCACAATGATTCACAGCACTTAGATGAGATACTAGGGGAGTGGAGGAGATCCTGAGAGCAGGAGGCTTTTACCTCAAGCCTCATCTCTTCACAGAGATGTCAGGAGGCTGGTGGTTCTGTTACCAGTGGAGGAACATAAATAGATTCCCCACCACATGATGGTTTCTGGATCCATCCAGAAATCCCCATCACGTGGTGTGTTTCGTcaaggatcaagacccccctccaccaccctccacgtgaggctggtggtgtgtttcggaaaaGGATCAAGACCCATCTCGGAAAAGGATCCGCTATCCTCCATGAGTATGTCAGGAGgttggtggtgtgtttcggtaaagGATGCCACCATGACAATATGTTCATGGACggtgaaacctttttttttcacttgtatCTGTTATTCATATTGTGTGTAACACGTTCGTACCCAGGAATGTAGCATGTACCCATGTATTTTTGAAAGGTAAAATTTTTAGTCGTTGTGGCCTACTTAGGTCAAGTGGGAGGTGAAGAACTTCCTAGCAGACAAAGCtatcattctatttatctgtttattgttgtaattggtatcaaagcactgttgcctttaaatTGCccttaaggtgcattgtcaaataccttttttgttatatattactTTTGTGCATGTAAagctatctatcatcagaacctgtgcgacttgtcggttttacaagcTAACTAACTTCTAACGGACTGCTGTCTAAGTAACAACTAACTGTCTAACTTCTAACAGACTGCTGTCTAATTACTAACTGACAGCTGTCTAACTGCTTTTTAACTGCTGTCTAGCTACCGCTAACTGTGAACAAACCTTCAGAAAGAAAGTCAAGTTGTACCGCcatacttgttctggttaccctttccagaagggagtattgagctgaaaggatcagccagtaaaaatctggacaTCCAGTAAACATGTGAACACTTAGTCAGACCATGGCCTGAGCTCCAGTAAACATGTgaacacttagtcagactacgacCTGAGCTCCAGTAAACATGTgaacacttagtcagactaccACCTGAGCTCCAGTAAACATGTgaacacttagtcagactacagCCTGAGCTCCAGTAAACATATAAACACTTAGTAAGACTACGGCCTGAGCTCCAGTAAACATGTgaacacttagtcagactacagCCTGAGCTCCAGTAAACATATAAACACTTAGTAAGACTACGGCCTGAGCTCCAGTCAACATGTGAACACTTTGTCAGACTACGGCCTGAGCTCCAGTAAACATGTgaacacttagtcagactatgacctGAGCCCAGTCTCAAAACATGTgaacacttagtcagactgacCTGAGCTCCAGTAAACATGTGAACAGACTCAGTAAACATGTAAGTCAGACCTGAGCTCCAGTAAACATGTgaacacttagtcagactacggcctgaGCTCCAGTAAACATGTgaacacttagtcagactacggcctgaGCTCCAGTAAACATGTGAACACTTAGACATTGACAGATTTTCAGGAACCTTTTCTGAAGATGACTTTTCCTATGTTGCCATGGGAGTTGGTGGCGTGTTCCTTCATGGCGGTGAAGGTGCTCTGCTCTGCGACCTGTTGAACCTGAGCCTCCGTCAGGCTGAAACCAAAGAAACGGGAGATCTGACGGATGTTGTCACTCAGGTCCTACACGACAGGAAGAAGAATCACagactttttttattcctgcaaCAACATGAGTGAGGATCGTCCAGAGACTCGAGGTACTGTACCTGCTTCAGCTCCTCGTACGTGACCACCATGACGTTAGGGTCGTTCATCCTCTTCTCCCACGCTAAAGCGTGCTCAAAGTATGATCCCCAaggaactacacacacacacagtgtcattaaCACATGCTgctgaactgcattgtgggtctgttgCTTTGTTAATGTTACATGCAGTGTGAGATcatcagaaaaataaatcacatttatacGTTTAAACATCAtatataatgatgatgatggtttaCTCACCGTCTCCATTCAGGAAGTGAGAGTAGAAAGATTCCCAGGACTGTCCTGACGGCAGGACGGGATTATTATTGGTGAAGTGAAAGAAGGAAACCAGAGTGTCCTTAGGATTCCTGAAGACCACCAACATctgccaacaacaacaatgacaagcTTCATGCTCTTTCAGTCGCCatggtgaagaagaagagggcggAGCACATGAGGTCGTTTAccttggttttcttttctttgaaggaaTTTGGGATGTTGTCAGGATGAAGGTGAGTCCCCAGTAACCTAGGAGACGGCATCTCGTCCATCAACTGAGGGCCAAACATTcaacacatgaataaatgaatgtgacacACACCAATAGTTAGAGACACTTTACATTTGATTGTGAATATTaatccctcactcactcacacactcactcactcattcacacacacacagctgtaccTTCATACAGTCTGGTGCAGAGAACTCTAGCAGTGGTGGTGTCttagtttcactttttgttCCTGTGGCTTCAGCGATGATTCTCTTCATCACCCCGACCATCCAGTtaaaacctgcacacacacacacacacacacacacacagttggacattcatgacttgaggggacattgcattgacttacattaatttcctggagacttactctaaccttaaccacaattactactggcctaattctaaccttaccctaaccctaaactcaacctaaccttaaaacatatcttcaccttaaaatgtagtcatttacattgtggggacttgatttttgtccccacaaggaagacaagtccccataatgtgactgtgtaaacagttttaggtccccacaacattagtaatacccgcacacatacatgcacacacacacacacacacacacacaaacagtgtgtttacatacatgtcTTCACCACTTTAAAGTTCAAAAGTAAAAATCTAATGTAACATTATTGTAGTGATATTATTAGTAGTAAAAGTACATACACATGGATTAAGGGTAATAACGGTTATTGTTATAATTGAGTGATGATGATTTAGTTCTATTCTACATAAACTGAAGACACAGTAAATTGTTAGTTATCACTGTGAGTTAACACTGTTAGTTATCACTGTGAGTTAACACTGTTAGCTTTTAACTGTTAGTTATCATTGTTAGTTATCACTGTTAGTTAACACTGTTCGTTATCACTGTTAGTTATCACTGTAAGTAAACACTGTTAGCCTTTAACTGTTAGTTAACAATGTTAGTTATCACTGTTAGTTATCACTGTGCGTTAACACTGTTAGTTTTTAACTGTTAGTTAACACTGTGAGTTATCACTGTGAGTTATCACTGTTAGTTAACACTGTTAGTTATCACCTGTGAGTTAAAAATGTTAGTTATCATCTGTGAGTTATCACTGTTAGTTAACACTGTGAGTTATCACCTGTGAGTTAAAAATGTTAGTTATCATCTGTGAGTTATCACTGTTAGTTAACACTGTGAGTTATCACCTGTGAGTTAAAAATGTTAGTTAACACTGTGAGTTAACACGGTTAGTTAACGCTGTGAGTTATTACTTTGAGTTATCACGTTAGTTATCCCTGTtagttaaaggcgacatagaatgcttgtatcacccatatatgttagttatggaggtctacttacatatattaacttgttttcatggtcacatatatgttagttatggaggtctacttacatatattaacttgttttcatggtcacatatatgttagttatggaggtctacttacatatattaacttgttttcatggtcacatatatgttagttatggaggtctacttacatatattaacttgttttcatggtcacattatatatgttagttatggaggtctacttcatattatcttgttttcacgtgtcacacatatatgttgttatggaggtctacttctacatatattaacttgttttcatggtcacatatatatgttagttatggaggtctacttacatatattaacttgttttcacggtcacatatatgttagttatggaggtctacttacatatattaacttgttttcatggtcacatatatatgttagttatggaggtctacttacatatattaacttgttttcacggtcacatatatgttagttatggaggtctacttacatatattaacttgttttcacggtcacatatatatgttagttatggaagtctacttacatatattaacttgttttcatggtcacatatatatgttagttatggaggtctacttacatatattaacttgttttcatggtcacatatatgttagttatggaggtctacttacatatattaacttgttttcatggtcacatatatgttagttatggaggtctacttacatatattaacttgttttcatggtcacatatatgttagttatgtaggtctacttacatatattaacttgttttcatggtcacatatatgttagttatggaggtctacttacatatattaacttgttttcatggtcacatatatgttagttatggaggtctacttacatatattaacttgttttcatggtcacacatatatgttagttatggaggtctacttacatatattaacttgttttcacggtcacatatatgttagttatggaggtctacttacatatattaacttgttttcatggtcacatatatatgttacatATATTATCTTgttatgttagttatggaggtctacttacatatattaacttgttttcatggtcacacatatatgttagttatggaggtctacttacatatattaacttattttcatggtcacatatatgttagttacggaggtctacttacatatattaacttgttttcatgtcacatatatgttagttatggaggtctacttacatacagtatattaacttgttttcatggtcacatatatgttagttatgtagGTCTacttagttagttagtttttattaatccccttagggaaagtattcctctgcattttgacccatcctagttaggagcagtgggctgccacactgagtagcgcccggggagcattgggggttgggtaccttgctcaggggtaccccagccctttttggccgggtggggatttgaaccggcgaccctccggttacaagtcaagttccctttccacttggccacgggctgcccgttgttttcatgattaaaaacctcctaatcgctgcaaacgagccgatcaaaatatctcctcactgacgctctcgtcagccgcgctgtttcagaccaaaaccacacccccagtacgtggactgtgctgtgattggcctgccaacgagagctttcctactgtcctgtgattggccaggatgctctgcatctcagcagctacaacgagagtagttcttcttcttctgtggttgaatgtatgCAACCGGAATGGCCCGGattagtgcccgcaccaggaggcgctacggtggtgaggatttttgatgacgacatcaaattaaggaagtgctgatccgcttcgcagagcccaggaaaacaatacaacactattttctcagcagtggctgaactgtttgttctgaaactttagggtttcataaacgaggtcatgacgcagatacacacacaaacgcagcgttaattggagcttccggtctatgtgggctttaacacTGTTAGCTTTTCACTGTTAGTTAACACTGCTAGCTTTTAACTATTAGTTATAATTGTTAGTTATCACTGTTAGCTAACACTGTTAGGTATAATGGGAATAACACTGTTAGCTTTTGACTGTTAGTTAACACTGTTAGCGTTTAACTGTTAGTTATCCTTGTTAGTTATCACTGTGAGTTAACACTGTGAGTTAACACTTATTATTACTGACATTAACTTAGATGAAGTTACAACTTCATCGACCTGAATAACATTCATGAATGCTTAGTTAACACTTGAGAGATCTCTGGATTATCCATTCAATACTGTTTATGTTGTACATATTGACATTCTACACAAGAGTGCATATGTTTACTTATCTTTATGTTTACGCttgttcagtttctttttattattcttatttattgtaTCCTCAGCCACCCTCTCTTGTGGAGTTCCTCAAGGCACTATACTTGGTCCACTTGTTCctgtcatgatctgtcacttccgttaagtatcttgttttgtttctaccTTCATGTTCCttttcttgtcttcctgttttattttgaaatcactcacccttgtctctgtttcaggttcctgtctaccccgcccccttccttgtctgcgtgcacctgatccctgattgtgtctaccACACCTGCATCCTATCGCTCCCTAATCCCTTGTCCTGCTCAGCCATAGTTCATGATAGTTCCACGAAATTagatcccggacgagcccccaAAATTGTTACGCCACCCATGTGGGGCGTAACAATTTGCTTCCAATGATGGAAGCGAAGCCAAGAAAAAAACCTAGCG is a window encoding:
- the sult6b1 gene encoding sulfotransferase 6B1, with amino-acid sequence MSSSSSSSSSSSFHTALQARMEKVKEMSEEEKLYRYNGVLYPTLLCPEEHLKALEKMEAREDDVLLVAYPKCGFNWMVGVMKRIIAEATGTKSETKTPPLLEFSAPDCMKLMDEMPSPRLLGTHLHPDNIPNSFKEKKTKMLVVFRNPKDTLVSFFHFTNNNPVLPSGQSWESFYSHFLNGDVPWGSYFEHALAWEKRMNDPNVMVVTYEELKQDLSDNIRQISRFFGFSLTEAQVQQVAEQSTFTAMKEHATNSHGNIGKVIFRKGEVGDWRNHFTPEQSRDMDQVFDKHLGGTRLGVRLNYQLHCQEDARTEKRE